Part of the Burkholderia sp. FERM BP-3421 genome, GGACTACGATGGATTGATCCGGATTGCCCCCGCGATACCGGCGGGCTGGGACTACGACGGCACCGTGTACGTTCGCGGAAACACCCGGGTCGATGTTCAGGTCCGCGGTGGCGTGCCCGCGGGCGTGGTGATCGAGCCGGGCTCCAACGTTGCGCTGACGGTGCGCAATCCCTGGCCCGGCGCCAAGGTGACGGCCTCTTCGGCGGGCTTCGCGAAGCCGGTCCAGCTGAGCGGGAGCGTCTTGACCTTACAGCCGGTTGGAACTCAGGCAATCGTGTTGCAGAAGGTCGGGGGCGGCAGTCTACCCGTCGCACCCGTCAGCGGGGCTCCGGCTACGACGGCGAAGCACATCGGTTCCGTTCAGATCGGACTTTGATTGATCGGAAAGACGATTCTGCTGCATGCAGGCCGGCTATTGGGATGGCGAGGCGAGACGTCCGCCCGCGGTTTTCCGGGGCAGGGAGGATCGATTGATTCATGGCCGCCTTCGCGACGCCGCCCATGGACCCGAATCTACCCCCGCCCCCTCGCCGCCACGTACTGCCCCGGCGTGACGCCGAACTGCCGCGCGAACGCCCGGGTCAGGTGGCTCTGGTCGGCGAAACCGGCATCGCAGGCCGCCGCCGCGATGCTCGTGCCGCGTGCGAGCATCGCGCGGGCGAGCCGCACCCGTTGCTGCAGCAGATACGCATGCGGCGTGATGCCCACATCGCTGGCGAAGCCGCGCAGCAACTGGAAACGGCTCACGTCGGAGAGCGCCGCCAGTTCGGCGAGCGTGACCGGCGCGGCGGGCGCGGCGTCGATGCGCGCGAGCGCGCGTCGCACCGACGGCGCGGGCCCGGCGTCGCGCGGCGGGCGGCGCGCATGCCGCGCGAGCAGATGCGCGACTACCCGTGCGAGCGCTTCGTCGGCGGCGAGCGGCGACGCATCCGGCGCGGTCGCGCACCGGAACAACCGTGCGAAGTGCGTCGCGAGTACGGGATCGCGCACGGCCGGGCGGGTCAATTCCACCGTGTCGAGGCCGGCCTCGCCGGCCAGCGCCAGGAACGCCGCCGTCTCGACATAGATCATGCGCCACGCGCGCGGGCCGCCGAGCGGCGCGCCGTCGTGGACTTCGCCGGGATTGACCATGATCGCGTCGCCCGCGCACGCGTCGACCTGCCCGCGTCCGCTCCACGACCGATGCGCGCCCGCCGCGAGCACGCCCACGCCGAACTGGTCGTGCGCATGGCGGGGGAACGCGCGGTCGGTGGCGAGGCTCATCGCCTCGATGGGCAGGCTGGCGCAGCGGTGCAGGGTGACGCGGTGCATTCGGGCGGCTCCGGGGACGGCGCGGCGGCGCGCGCATGGGCGTTACTGTACGCCGGGCGGGCCGCCCGTTCATCCTTCCGGTTGATGGCGGGCGCGGCGACGCGCGGGCACCATGGTCGCCATACAACCTGCCCGGAGCATACGCATGGAAGCAAACCCGGTATTCATCCAGGTCGGCGCGCTGGCCGACGGCTTCGCCCCCGACAATCACGTGCTCGCGCCGGTCGGCGATCTCGCCGGCCGTACGCTGACGCTCGACGCGCCCGGCGCGACGCCGCGCGCGTACCACTTCGTCAGCGCGACGACGCTGCACTGGCGCGAGGGCGAGGGCGCCGCCTCGGGCGAGGCGGCCTATCGAGCGACGCGGCTGCGCGACGGCCTGTACTTCGTCGACTACCTCGATCCGACCCGCCGCGCGGCG contains:
- a CDS encoding AraC family transcriptional regulator yields the protein MHRVTLHRCASLPIEAMSLATDRAFPRHAHDQFGVGVLAAGAHRSWSGRGQVDACAGDAIMVNPGEVHDGAPLGGPRAWRMIYVETAAFLALAGEAGLDTVELTRPAVRDPVLATHFARLFRCATAPDASPLAADEALARVVAHLLARHARRPPRDAGPAPSVRRALARIDAAPAAPVTLAELAALSDVSRFQLLRGFASDVGITPHAYLLQQRVRLARAMLARGTSIAAAACDAGFADQSHLTRAFARQFGVTPGQYVAARGRG